A single genomic interval of Lepidochelys kempii isolate rLepKem1 chromosome 13, rLepKem1.hap2, whole genome shotgun sequence harbors:
- the TUBB1 gene encoding tubulin beta-1 chain, which yields MREIVHLQIGQCGNQVGAKFWEVISDEHGIDVTGNYHGDSPLQLERINVYFNEAHSKKFVPRSILVDLEPGTMDSVRSSKIGPLFRPDNFIHGNSGAGNNWAKGHYTEGAELIDSVMDVVRNECESCDCLQGFQLIHSLGGGTGSGMGTLLINKIREEYPDRIINTFSVVPSPKVSDTVVEPYNAILSIHQLIENTDDTFCIDNEALYDICFRTLKLRSPTYGDLNHLVSLTMSGVTTSVRFPGQLNADLRKLAVNMVPFPRLHFFMPGFAPLTARGSQQYRALSVPELTQQMFDARNMMAACDPRHGRYLTVACIFRGQMSTREVDEQLLAIQTKDSAYFVEWIPNNVKVAVCDIPPRGLKMAATFIGNNTAIQELFIRVSEQFSAMFRRKAFLHWYTGEGMDEMEFSEAEGNTNDLVSEYQQYQDASGDVDEYKEVEVEVNQEQETLEKDF from the exons ATGCGTGAAATTGTGCATCTTCAGATTGGCCAATGTGGAAACCAAGTTGGAGCTAAG TTCTGGGAAGTGATAAGTGATGAACATGGAATTGATGTCACTGGGAACTACCACGGTGATTCGCCACTGCAGCTTGAGAGAATTAATGTGTACTTCAACGAAGCTCATT CCAAGAAGTTTGTGCCCCGTTCTATCTTGGTGGACTTGGAACCTGGAACCATGGACAGTGTACGATCCAGCAAAATAGGCCCACTCTTTCGACCTGACAATTTTATTCATG GTAATTCAGGTGCTGGCAACAACTGGGCTAAAGGCCATTACACAGAAGGAGCTGAGCTGATTGACAGTGTAATGGATGTGGTCAGGAATGAGTGTGAGAGCTGTGATTGCCTGCAGGGGTTTCAGCTCATCCATTCACTTGGAGGAGGCACAGGATCTGGTATGGGCACACTCCTTATCAACAAAATCAGAGAAGAATACCCTGATAGGATTATTAATACTTTCAGCGTAGTGCCTTCACCCAAAGTATCAGACACAGTTGTAGAGCCATATAATGCCATACTGTCCATCCACCAGCTGATAGAGAACACAGATGACACCTTTTGTATTGACAATGAAGCTCTGTACGACATATGCTTTAGAACCCTAAAGCTCCGCAGCCCCACCTATGGTGACCTCAATCATCTGGTGTCCCTGACCATGAGTGGTGTCACCACCTCAGTCCGTTTTCCTGGTCAACTCAATGCAGATCTGAGGAAGCTGGCTGTCAACATGGTGCCTTTCCCTCGCCTGCACTTCTTTATGCCTGGCTTTGCTCCACTGACAGCTCGAGGCAGTCAGCAATACAGAGCCCTCTCGGTCCCAGAGCTTACCCAACAAATGTTTGATGCACGGAACATGATGGCAGCCTGTGACCCTCGTCATGGACGCTATTTGACTGTGGCATGCATCTTCAGAGGGCAGATGTCTACCAGAGAAGTGGATGAACAGTTGCTGGCTATCCAGACCAAAGATAGTGCCTACTTTGTGGAGTGGATCCCTAACAACGTGAAAGTGGCAGTGTGTGACATACCACCACGAGGGCTGAAGATGGCAGCCACCTTTATAGGCAACAACACAGCCATCCAAGAGCTCTTCATTAGAGTTTCTGAACAGTTCTCAGCTATGTTCAGACGGAAAGCATTTCTCCACTGGTATACTGGTGAAGGTATGGATGAGATGGAGTTTTCTGAAGCAGAAGGCAATACCAATGACTTGGTGTCTGAGTACCAACAGTATCAGGATGCCTCAGGAGATGTAGATGAATATAAAGAGGTAGAAGTGGAAGTTAACCAAGAACAAGAAACACTTGAAAAAGATTTTTAA